From a single Brassica rapa cultivar Chiifu-401-42 chromosome A01, CAAS_Brap_v3.01, whole genome shotgun sequence genomic region:
- the LOC117127435 gene encoding uncharacterized protein LOC117127435, translating into MKEGESARKRLKITVPHFDNSALIKTYSKTLIGRCMNPPEQDMKALIQNVPKIWKLEDRVVGTDLGFGMFQFDFETEHDIDGVMKMQPYHFDYWMLALARWQPKKNHLFPSEITFWVRVIGVPMEFRTVPTFESLGEALGRLVAVDVEHCRVQVVVDAFQELCFETTLDFKGGEFYDGEEAKISLRYEKLFGYCDVCSSLCHKGELCPLSKKTTVKASPEKRREDREGNGGWYDGGKHDDRARSYKGVVINGAPKQQHKERDGRDYFGKGKGKMADENALKWVKAADRGNKGFSNGHKGYRGDGEGSRYISSRRDETQVEAHEGHVRAVSGQTGALQVHDTVRSEAKEDGEISEPVVVDKTLPSQEFHEQLVKTQTLGTEAISDPMEVEKGLQMIQDLVEKQPVLEDDKVMNMDEFRAVFLEHGIDLDAADDLPDVSDSELEEMMKEQEEGDTTQREMDIGTNAEEKEQVDEATGKKHVSRKRQLKVPLGTAVSTKMRIASALASPRKRAPIKTGSRHGDNGKQQESKGPSIPKSGMPKP; encoded by the coding sequence ATGAAGGAAGGTGAGAGTGCTCGAAAGAGACTGAAGATTACGGTGCCTCATTTCGACAACTCGGCGCTAATCAAAACCTACTCCAAGACTCTGATTGGAAGGTGCATGAATCCTCCAGAGCAAGACATGAAGGCTTTGATTCAGAATGTACCTAAGATATGGAAATTGGAGGATCGGGTGGTTGGAACAGATTTGGGGTTTGGCATGTTTCAGTTTGATTTTGAAACGGAGCATGATATTGATGGGGTCATGAAAATGCAGCCTTATCATTTTGATTATTGGATGCTTGCTTTGGCGCGGTGGCAACCAAAGAAGAATCACCTATTTCCCTCCGAAATCACATTTTGGGTTCGAGTGATTGGTGTTCCAATGGAGTTCAGGACGGTACCAACTTTTGAAAGTCTGGGAGAGGCGCTTGGACGATTGGTGGCAGTGGATGTGGAACATTGTAGAGTCCAGGTGGTGGTGGATGCGTTTCAAGAATTATGCTTCGAAACCACTTTGGATTTCAAAGGGGGAGAGTTCTACGATGGAGAGGAAGCAAAGATCTCGTTGAGGTATGAGAAGCTGTTCGGGTATTGTGATGTTTGCTCGAGTCTCTGCCATAAAGGAGAACTATGTCCTCTGTCAAAGAAGACTACCGTGAAGGCGAGTCCAGAGAAGAGAAGGGAAGATCGAGAAGGGAATGGGGGTTGGTATGATGGGGGGAAGCATGACGACAGAGCACGGAGCTATAAGGGGGTAGTTATCAATGGTGCTCCGAAACAACAACATAAAGAGCGAGATGGGCGTGACTACTTTGGGAAGGGTAAGGGCAAGATGGCTGATGAGAATGCCTTGAAATGGGTTAAAGCGGCTGATAGAGGGAACAAGGGATTCTCTAATGGCCATAAAGGCTACCGAGGAGATGGGGAGGGCTCGAGGTACATAAGTTCCCGAAGAGATGAGACTCAGGTGGAGGCTCATGAGGGCCATGTAAGGGCTGTATCAGGACAAACAGGGGCTCTGCAGGTTCATGACACAGTAAGGAGTGAAGCGAAGGAAGATGGAGAGATCAGTGAGCCTGTGGTGGTTGACAAAACCCTTCCTTCTCAAGAATTCCACGAACAACTCGTCAAGACTCAGACGTTGGGTACAGAAGCTATATCAGATCCCATGGAGGTGGAGAAGGGACTACAAATGATTCAGGATTTGGTGGAGAAACAACCGGTCCTGGAGGATGATAAGGTGATGAATATGGACGAGTTTCGAGCTGTCTTTTTGGAGCATGGAATTGATTTGGATGCGGCAGACGATTTACCAGATGTTTCTGATAGTGAGCTGGAGGAGATGATGAAGGAACAGGAGGAGGGTGATACCACCCAGAGGGAGATGGATATAGGAACCAACGCTGAGGAGAAGGAACAGGTTGATGAAGCAACAGGGAAGAAGCATGTTTCTCGTAAGAGACAGCTTAAGGTTCCGTTGGGTACAGCAGTGAGCACGAAGATGAGGATTGCCTCTGCGCTTGCTTCACCGCGTAAACGAGCTCCGATCAAGACAGGATCACGCCATGGAGATAACGGCAAGCAGCAGGAAAGTAAGGGACCCTCAATCCCGAAGAGTGGAATGCCAAAACCATAG
- the LOC117126779 gene encoding uncharacterized protein LOC117126779 has protein sequence MSSIDIAVGQRYDSKDDLDRRLKLLTVRYKFDFDVETSTPTSYVVKCWVDGCLWRVRASTPGESKAFFVRIYDSKHTCSCTERSNRSRQATPDILGMLYKNFGDVGPAVHPTSVGIAITKQFGIKMDYWKSYRTLKFAREIDEGTPECGFESLPSYLYMIRRANPSTVTRLQIDELGRFMYVFLAFGASVNGYPFMRKVVVVDGTFLNGKYKGTLLTALAQDGNFQIFPIAFAMVDRENDDSWHWFFTQLKLLIPDDEGLAIISDMHNSIGKSIRNMYPLATRGICTYHLYKNILGRYKGKKAFRLVKKGARCFRMSDFTAIFEEIEAIHPALHSYLQRADVRLWTCVHFSGERYNLMTTNIAESMNRALSHARGLNIVRILESIRVMMNGERMPDRSQQRLRVVSRNYYM, from the exons ATGTCGTCGATAGACATTGCGGTAGGTCAACGTTACGATAGTAAAGACGATTTAGATAGACGACTGAAACTTCTTACAGTGAggtataaatttgattttgatgtaGAAACATCAACTCCGACATCATACGTTGTTAAGTGTTGGGTTGATGGATGTCTTTGGAGAGTTCGTGCTTCTACCCCAGGAGAATCCAAGGCGTTTTTTGTTCGTATTTACGATTCGAAGCATACATGTTCCTGCACAGAGCGTTCTAATCGATCTCGACAAGCAACACCAGATATTTTAGGTATGTTGTACAAGAACTTCGGCGACGTTGGTCCGGCCGTTCACCCTACGAGCGTCGGAATAGCTATCACTAAGCAGTTTGGTATAAAG ATGGATTATTGGAAATCATACCGGACGTTGAAATTTGCAAGGGAAATCGATGAGGGAACACCTGAGTGTGGGTTTGAAAGCTTGCCTTCTTACTTATACATGATAAGAAGGGCAAATCCGAGTACAGTGACGCGTCTTCAAATCGATGAGCTTGGAAGATTCATGTATGTGTTTCTTGCCTTTGGTGCGAGCGTTAATGGGTATCCTTTCATGCGCAAAGTTGTTGTAGTTGACGGTACGTTTCTCAATGGTAAATACAAAGGGACGCTACTCACAGCACTAGCTCAGGACGGTAACTTCCAGATTTTTCCAATAGCCTTCGCAATGGTTGACAGAGAAAATGATGATTCGTGGCATTGGTTTTTTACGCAACTAAAACTTCTGATTCCTGACGACGAGGGTCTTGCGATAATCTCGGACATGCATAACTCGATAGGGAAATCAATTAGAAATATGTATCCGTTGGCTACTCGGGGAATATGCACCTACCATTTATATAAGAACATATTGGGACGGTACAAAGGAAAAAAAGCATTCcgtctggtgaagaaagggGCAAGATGTTTTAGGATGTCTGACTTTACTGCGATTTTCGAGGAGATTGAAGCGATTCATCCTGCACTCCACAGCTACCTCCAAAGAGCTGATGTCCGCCTGTGGACGTGTGTTCATTTCTCGGGAGAGAggtacaatttgatgactacAAACATAGCGGAATCAATGAACAGAGCATTGTCGCATGCAAGAGGTCTAAACATTGTTCGAATATTAGAATCGATACGGGTTATGATGAACGGAGAGAGGATGCCAGATCGCAGCCAACAACGCTTACGCGTGGTGTCGAGAAACTACTACATGTAA
- the LOC103828648 gene encoding F-box/kelch-repeat protein At1g57790 isoform X2: MSMEIAKEKAENQTWRDLPLELLISVMTTLEIEDNVRASAVCKPWYEAAVSVRITDQPPWLMYFPKSRNSFEFYNPSNSKRHTKELPKSLAGSKVRYSKDGWLLMCKSISTDFVLFNPFTMDLVVLPDLELWHGYQLVGFSCAPTSSDCVVLIIKDYDPGHVTIRTWSPGETTWTSMHVSSQFLDAKRNYVVFSNGLFYCLNLRNCLAVIDPSLRTWNVLDIPPPVCPVHIDDESWYEGKFMVGYKGDVSLICTFGNAEPLVFKLDLTLRVWEKKENIGSLTIFGSINSCESRTYVHEGMLRNSIYFPKLCDNENRCVTYSFDEGRYHPRREHNVNWGKQRSSENIWIEPPENALELI, encoded by the coding sequence ATGAGCATGGAGATTGCAAAAGAAAAGGCTGAGAATCAAACTTGGAGAGACCTTCCCTTGGAGCTTCTCATCTCTGTAATGACTACTCTTGAAATCGAAGACAACGTACGTGCTTCTGCCGTATGCAAACCTTGGTACGAGGCAGCAGTGTCTGTTAGAATCACAGACCAGCCTCCTTGGCTCATGTACTTCCCTAAATCAAGAAACTCTTTCGAGTTTTACAATCCATCAAACTCCAAGAGACATACAAAGGAGCTGCCTAAATCATTAGCTGGCTCTAAAGTGCGTTACTCTAAAGACGGGTGGCTCCTTATGTGCAAAAGCATTTCAACAGATTTCGTCTTGTTCAATCCATTTACTATGGATCTTGTGGTCTTGCCTGATCTTGAGCTGTGGCATGGTTACCAGTTAGTGGGATTCTCTTGTGCTCCTACGTCAAGCGATTGTGTGGTGTTAATCATCAAAGACTATGATCCAGGCCATGTTACAATCCGTACATGGAGTCCGGGTGAAACCACGTGGACTTCAATGCACGTCTCGTCTCAGTTTCTTGATGCTAAACGTAACTATGTTGTCTTCTCGAATGGTTTGTTTTACTGCCTCAACTTAAGAAACTGCCTCGCGGTTATTGATCCATCTTTACGGACGTGGAATGTCCTTGACATACCGCCACCAGTATGTCCTGTTCACATTGATGACGAGAGTTGGTATGAAGGTAAGTTCATGGTGGGTTACAAAGGAGACGTATCTCTCATATGTACATTTGGAAATGCAGAGCCTTTGGTGTTTAAACTCGATCTTACACTACGTGTTTGGGAGAAGAAGGAAAATATTGGTAGTTTGACGATCTTTGGGAGCATTAATTCATGTGAATCGAGGACGTATGTCCATGAGGGGATGCTGAGGAACAGTATCTACTTTCCTAAGTTATGTGACAATGAGAACCGGTGCGTAACTTATTCGTTTGATGAAGGGCGATACCATCCGCGGCGTGAGCACAATGTTAATTGGGGAAAGCAACGATCTTCTGAGAACATTTGGATCGAGCCTCCTGAGAACGCTTTGGAGCTAATCTAA
- the LOC103828648 gene encoding F-box/kelch-repeat protein At1g57790 isoform X1: protein MRLNQTPIALSFHPSNLSGRRKKIKLRSSNMSMEIAKEKAENQTWRDLPLELLISVMTTLEIEDNVRASAVCKPWYEAAVSVRITDQPPWLMYFPKSRNSFEFYNPSNSKRHTKELPKSLAGSKVRYSKDGWLLMCKSISTDFVLFNPFTMDLVVLPDLELWHGYQLVGFSCAPTSSDCVVLIIKDYDPGHVTIRTWSPGETTWTSMHVSSQFLDAKRNYVVFSNGLFYCLNLRNCLAVIDPSLRTWNVLDIPPPVCPVHIDDESWYEGKFMVGYKGDVSLICTFGNAEPLVFKLDLTLRVWEKKENIGSLTIFGSINSCESRTYVHEGMLRNSIYFPKLCDNENRCVTYSFDEGRYHPRREHNVNWGKQRSSENIWIEPPENALELI from the exons ATGCGATTAAATCAAACCCCAATCGCTCTCTCCTTTCACCCTTCAAACTTAAgtggaagaagaaagaaaataaagttgAGATC ATCCAATATGAGCATGGAGATTGCAAAAGAAAAGGCTGAGAATCAAACTTGGAGAGACCTTCCCTTGGAGCTTCTCATCTCTGTAATGACTACTCTTGAAATCGAAGACAACGTACGTGCTTCTGCCGTATGCAAACCTTGGTACGAGGCAGCAGTGTCTGTTAGAATCACAGACCAGCCTCCTTGGCTCATGTACTTCCCTAAATCAAGAAACTCTTTCGAGTTTTACAATCCATCAAACTCCAAGAGACATACAAAGGAGCTGCCTAAATCATTAGCTGGCTCTAAAGTGCGTTACTCTAAAGACGGGTGGCTCCTTATGTGCAAAAGCATTTCAACAGATTTCGTCTTGTTCAATCCATTTACTATGGATCTTGTGGTCTTGCCTGATCTTGAGCTGTGGCATGGTTACCAGTTAGTGGGATTCTCTTGTGCTCCTACGTCAAGCGATTGTGTGGTGTTAATCATCAAAGACTATGATCCAGGCCATGTTACAATCCGTACATGGAGTCCGGGTGAAACCACGTGGACTTCAATGCACGTCTCGTCTCAGTTTCTTGATGCTAAACGTAACTATGTTGTCTTCTCGAATGGTTTGTTTTACTGCCTCAACTTAAGAAACTGCCTCGCGGTTATTGATCCATCTTTACGGACGTGGAATGTCCTTGACATACCGCCACCAGTATGTCCTGTTCACATTGATGACGAGAGTTGGTATGAAGGTAAGTTCATGGTGGGTTACAAAGGAGACGTATCTCTCATATGTACATTTGGAAATGCAGAGCCTTTGGTGTTTAAACTCGATCTTACACTACGTGTTTGGGAGAAGAAGGAAAATATTGGTAGTTTGACGATCTTTGGGAGCATTAATTCATGTGAATCGAGGACGTATGTCCATGAGGGGATGCTGAGGAACAGTATCTACTTTCCTAAGTTATGTGACAATGAGAACCGGTGCGTAACTTATTCGTTTGATGAAGGGCGATACCATCCGCGGCGTGAGCACAATGTTAATTGGGGAAAGCAACGATCTTCTGAGAACATTTGGATCGAGCCTCCTGAGAACGCTTTGGAGCTAATCTAA